One genomic segment of Microtus ochrogaster isolate Prairie Vole_2 linkage group LG8, MicOch1.0, whole genome shotgun sequence includes these proteins:
- the LOC101982139 gene encoding eppin translates to MKFSGFLSILVLLGLFANIQGLGLTDLLFPRRCPRFREHCELKERDLCSRDRDCQRKEKCCLFNCGKKCLDPQQDICSLPKDSGYCLAYFPRWFYNKENSTCQLFIYGGCQGNNNNFQSQSLCQNVCQKTSSSP, encoded by the exons ATGAAGTTTTCTGGATTTCTGAGCATCCTCGTGCTGCTTGGCCTGTTTGCAAACATCCAGGGACTTGGCCTGACTGACTTGCTCTTTCCCA GGAGATGCCCCCGATTCCGAGAGCACTGTGAACTCAAAGAAAGGGACCTCTGCTCCAGGGACAGGGATtgccagaggaaagagaagtgcTGTCTCTTCAACTGCGGAAAGAAATGTTTAGACCCCCAACAAG ATATATGCAGCCTGCCGAAGGACTCTGGCTACTGTTTGGCTTATTTCCCTCGCTGgttttacaataaagaaaacagcacGTGCCAGCTCTTCATCTACGGTGGTTGCCAGGGGAACAACAACAACTTCCAATCCCAAAGCCTATGCCAGAACGTCTGCCAAAAAACAA GCTCTTCCCCCTGA